The Methanocella arvoryzae MRE50 genome includes a region encoding these proteins:
- the cas2e gene encoding type I-E CRISPR-associated endoribonuclease Cas2e, which yields MASFSVFIVESVSPSLRGELTRWMIEPKAGVFIGKLSGMVRNKLWGKIIKNIKKGGCTMAYSYNNEQGYKIESYGDTTRTIVDFEGLSLVMTKEKP from the coding sequence ATGGCATCTTTTTCAGTATTTATCGTAGAATCAGTCTCCCCATCTCTCAGAGGAGAACTGACCCGCTGGATGATCGAACCCAAGGCCGGCGTATTCATCGGCAAACTATCCGGAATGGTGAGAAACAAGTTATGGGGCAAAATCATTAAAAACATCAAAAAAGGAGGTTGCACAATGGCCTATTCGTACAACAACGAACAAGGCTACAAGATAGAAAGCTACGGAGATACAACCAGAACAATAGTAGACTTCGAAGGGCTATCTTTAGTGATGACTAAAGAAAAGCCTTAA
- the cas6e gene encoding type I-E CRISPR-associated protein Cas6/Cse3/CasE has protein sequence MYLSRLILNPRTRAVRRDLADCHELHRTILGGFPDLNGKGGEARETFGVLHRIDIHPRSGAIVLLVQSQEKPDWSKLPEGYLLENTGTENPACKAIDEQYGKIKAGDVYAFRLRANPTKKIGTSRIEDIKAGKPKNNGRRVPIRNESDQILWLKRKGAAGGFELMSTKRFSELSDVLISEEGHQKIYTFDTGIKAKVQKNARENRLTFGSVLFEGTLKVTNAEKFLETLKSGIGSGKAYGFGLLSLAPAR, from the coding sequence ATGTATTTATCAAGACTGATCCTGAACCCGAGAACAAGGGCTGTCAGAAGAGACCTCGCTGACTGCCACGAACTTCATCGGACTATTCTGGGGGGCTTTCCGGACCTTAATGGAAAAGGAGGCGAAGCAAGGGAAACCTTCGGCGTTCTCCACCGGATCGACATCCACCCCAGAAGCGGCGCGATCGTACTACTGGTCCAGTCGCAGGAAAAGCCCGACTGGTCAAAGCTGCCAGAAGGCTATCTACTCGAAAATACGGGCACGGAAAATCCAGCCTGTAAGGCTATAGACGAACAGTACGGGAAAATAAAGGCCGGCGATGTCTATGCTTTCCGTCTTCGAGCCAATCCTACGAAAAAGATCGGCACGTCCCGGATTGAGGACATCAAAGCCGGCAAGCCTAAAAATAACGGGCGGCGGGTGCCGATCAGAAACGAGAGCGACCAGATCCTCTGGCTGAAAAGAAAAGGCGCGGCAGGAGGCTTCGAACTCATGTCCACGAAGAGGTTTAGCGAACTCTCCGATGTGCTCATCAGTGAAGAAGGCCATCAGAAAATATACACCTTCGACACTGGAATAAAAGCAAAAGTCCAGAAAAACGCCCGGGAAAATAGATTAACCTTCGGCTCGGTCCTTTTCGAAGGCACCCTGAAAGTGACAAATGCAGAAAAGTTCCTCGAAACCCTCAAATCCGGCATCGGCAGCGGCAAAGCCTATGGCTTCGGCCTCCTATCCTTAGCTCCGGCAAGGTGA
- the cas5e gene encoding type I-E CRISPR-associated protein Cas5/CasD gives MDNPLLLLLRLEGPMQSWGLKARWDIRDTGDEPTKSGIIGLLGCALGYARKDPRLTDELDSQLRIGIRVECPGEIARDYHTVSGELRTAEGKLRETTIVSFRDYLQDAAFLVVLEGPGELLTRISNALKDPVWPIYLGRKSCPPTRPVFETLTTDYASIDDALSRHPWSSGTMEARKAHPKELKCIVEDLSGPYQRTDRMTKSPARMYGIRHVRMSTVKLQAEGEGL, from the coding sequence ATGGACAACCCATTGCTCCTGCTGTTGAGGCTGGAGGGGCCAATGCAGTCATGGGGGCTGAAAGCCAGGTGGGATATCAGAGATACCGGGGACGAGCCTACCAAGTCCGGCATCATCGGACTGCTCGGCTGCGCTCTCGGATATGCCCGAAAGGACCCGCGGCTGACTGACGAACTGGACTCACAACTTCGGATAGGCATTCGTGTGGAGTGCCCCGGCGAAATCGCCAGGGATTACCACACGGTCAGCGGAGAGCTTCGGACCGCCGAAGGTAAGCTCCGCGAAACGACGATTGTATCCTTCAGAGACTATCTCCAGGATGCAGCGTTCCTCGTAGTACTCGAAGGCCCGGGAGAACTGCTTACCAGAATAAGCAACGCTCTGAAAGACCCTGTATGGCCAATCTATCTGGGAAGAAAATCCTGCCCACCGACCCGCCCCGTCTTCGAAACCCTGACCACTGACTATGCTTCGATAGACGATGCACTGAGCCGACACCCGTGGAGTTCCGGGACTATGGAAGCCCGCAAAGCGCACCCCAAAGAATTAAAATGTATAGTCGAAGACCTCTCCGGACCTTACCAGAGGACTGATCGGATGACGAAAAGCCCGGCCAGAATGTACGGCATCAGGCACGTCCGGATGAGCACTGTAAAACTTCAAGCAGAAGGAGAGGGCCTTTAA
- the cas7e gene encoding type I-E CRISPR-associated protein Cas7/Cse4/CasC, translated as MKLIEIHMIQNHAPCNLNRDDTGSPKDCMFGGIRRSRISSQSIKRSIRMSPIFKEEMKGIELANRTRRLPELVKAKLISDGIDEKMAAIAAEKATGFGTKDGKEREEDLNTAQTMFITQSDVDAVASVMKDAILKAGNPKAFKDMKAADLQKAAELKGWRPVTPDLALFGRMITSDAFMDIEASMQVAHAISTNKMDHEFDYFTAVDDLQKSSDGPGADMIGDVQFNSACYYKYFSLDYDALIQNLAGLKPGDNATEADKKAYAESLENAKKVAAITITAFLKAAIYTTPSGKQNSFAAHQLPSAVLVEIRPTKTPVSYANAFVDPARPRNGVDMVEDTLNKFVKHVELQTEKFNLRSTRRLWFVAGDKALAGTETCQTINDLISGINSAL; from the coding sequence ATGAAATTAATCGAGATACACATGATCCAGAACCACGCTCCCTGCAATCTGAACAGGGATGACACAGGAAGCCCGAAAGACTGCATGTTCGGCGGCATCAGGCGATCGAGGATATCCAGCCAGAGCATCAAGCGCAGCATCAGGATGTCCCCGATATTCAAGGAAGAGATGAAGGGAATCGAACTGGCGAACAGGACACGCAGGCTTCCTGAACTCGTCAAGGCCAAGCTCATCAGTGATGGAATAGACGAAAAGATGGCGGCCATAGCGGCAGAAAAGGCCACCGGTTTCGGAACCAAGGACGGTAAAGAACGCGAGGAAGACCTGAACACGGCCCAGACAATGTTCATAACCCAGTCTGACGTCGACGCTGTAGCATCGGTCATGAAGGATGCCATCCTGAAAGCCGGAAACCCTAAGGCATTCAAGGACATGAAAGCCGCCGATCTTCAAAAAGCCGCAGAACTCAAGGGATGGCGGCCTGTAACACCGGACCTGGCCCTTTTCGGCCGGATGATCACATCGGATGCATTCATGGACATCGAGGCATCCATGCAGGTGGCCCATGCGATCTCCACGAACAAAATGGACCACGAGTTTGATTACTTCACTGCCGTGGATGACCTTCAGAAGTCTTCCGACGGCCCCGGAGCAGATATGATCGGCGACGTCCAGTTCAACTCTGCCTGCTACTACAAGTACTTCTCACTGGATTACGATGCCCTGATACAGAATCTCGCAGGCTTGAAACCCGGAGATAATGCCACGGAAGCCGATAAAAAAGCCTATGCTGAATCGCTGGAAAACGCGAAAAAAGTCGCCGCGATCACTATCACCGCCTTTCTAAAAGCGGCCATCTACACGACGCCCAGTGGAAAGCAGAACAGCTTCGCCGCGCATCAGCTCCCCAGCGCCGTCCTTGTGGAAATTCGGCCAACAAAGACGCCAGTAAGCTACGCTAACGCGTTCGTTGATCCGGCCCGCCCGAGAAACGGTGTCGACATGGTGGAAGATACCCTGAACAAATTCGTGAAACATGTCGAGCTCCAGACTGAGAAGTTCAACCTGAGATCGACCAGGCGGCTCTGGTTCGTTGCGGGCGATAAGGCGCTCGCCGGAACGGAAACCTGCCAGACGATCAACGATCTAATATCCGGTATAAACAGTGCCCTCTAA
- a CDS encoding hemolysin family protein, with protein sequence MSNLLIEAVIVVFLIILNGLFAMAEIAIVSSRKARLQQLANEGDKNAKVALDLAMAPGDFLSTIQVGITLIGVLAGAFGGATIAEDFVPYISAVPALAPYAGSIAIVSVVLIITFLTIVIGELVPKRIGLGNAERIALIIAGPMRFLSMLAMPVVRLLSFSTDLSLRVLHVKPSAEPPVTEEEIKVLIDQGAKAGVFEEAESDMVESVFRLGERRISAMMVPRTDVTALYTDDTVEEIRQKIQESGHSIFPVCEGSLDEVLGIVYAKDLLSRYMANQPLDLKASMKEPLFIPESMPALKALELFKKSGKNMALIIDEYGGLQGLVTIHDIMESVVGEVSEIEGPKVVQRDDGSWLVDGMLPIDEFMNELDIDSLPEEESGMFQTLGGFVMTRLHRIPAVGNKFTVDGYTYEVVDMDGMRVDKVLVTPPPPPESRENGK encoded by the coding sequence ATGTCCAATTTATTGATCGAAGCGGTCATAGTCGTATTTCTGATCATTCTTAACGGCCTTTTTGCGATGGCTGAGATCGCCATTGTGTCCAGCCGTAAGGCCCGGCTGCAGCAGCTTGCCAACGAGGGCGATAAGAACGCTAAAGTAGCTCTTGACCTGGCCATGGCTCCCGGCGACTTCCTGTCGACTATCCAGGTCGGCATCACGCTGATCGGCGTCCTCGCGGGCGCTTTCGGAGGCGCTACCATTGCGGAGGACTTCGTACCCTATATCAGCGCCGTTCCGGCCCTCGCGCCTTACGCAGGGTCCATCGCCATTGTCTCCGTAGTCCTCATAATCACCTTCCTGACCATCGTGATCGGGGAGCTGGTGCCCAAGCGGATCGGGCTGGGCAACGCGGAGAGGATCGCCCTGATCATCGCGGGGCCGATGCGCTTCCTGTCCATGCTGGCTATGCCCGTCGTCAGGCTGCTGAGCTTTTCGACTGATCTGTCGCTGCGGGTGCTGCATGTCAAGCCATCCGCGGAGCCTCCGGTGACTGAGGAGGAGATCAAGGTCCTGATCGACCAGGGCGCCAAGGCGGGCGTCTTCGAGGAGGCGGAGAGCGACATGGTGGAGAGCGTGTTCCGGCTCGGGGAGCGGAGGATCAGTGCCATGATGGTGCCCCGGACTGACGTGACCGCCCTGTACACGGATGATACGGTGGAGGAGATCCGACAGAAGATCCAGGAGAGCGGGCACTCGATCTTCCCTGTCTGCGAGGGCAGCCTTGACGAGGTGCTCGGCATTGTGTATGCGAAAGACCTCCTGAGCAGGTACATGGCTAACCAGCCGCTGGATTTGAAGGCGAGCATGAAGGAGCCTCTCTTTATCCCGGAGAGCATGCCCGCGCTGAAGGCGCTGGAGCTGTTCAAGAAGTCGGGCAAGAACATGGCCCTGATCATCGACGAGTACGGCGGGTTGCAGGGGCTGGTCACCATCCATGATATCATGGAGTCCGTGGTCGGCGAGGTCTCCGAGATCGAGGGCCCCAAGGTTGTCCAGCGGGATGACGGCTCGTGGCTGGTGGACGGGATGCTGCCCATCGACGAGTTCATGAACGAGCTGGACATCGACAGCCTGCCCGAAGAGGAGAGCGGCATGTTCCAGACGCTGGGCGGCTTTGTCATGACCCGGCTGCACCGCATTCCGGCTGTGGGGAATAAGTTCACTGTGGACGGCTATACCTATGAGGTCGTGGATATGGACGGTATGCGCGTCGACAAGGTCCTGGTAACCCCGCCACCGCCGCCCGAGAGCAGGGAAAATGGAAAATAG
- the casA gene encoding type I-E CRISPR-associated protein Cse1/CasA, producing the protein MLTEPWITSIDLSGNPVQEGILATLKNAHKIDSIFDPAPPVEFGIYRLLIAFITDVFQPQGLEDLADLLDRKRLDPTALDEYAARWRDRFDLFDEKYPFLQQAITGVIKKPPEPISRLMQHLPAGTNVSHFHHGRWDENSFSFEQCAKGLVTIAPFMTAGGAGLSPSINGSPPWYVLVKGNNLFETLLYNVCQIPMTVKPIGDSPVAWRNDKRIDPGDEPKTFSIVEGLTWRPRIIQLIPGNGKGTCTYTGEKDVDTVSHMHYYPGQKSPEPGLWVDPQVAYKKTKDAIRPLRPDENKALWRDIGPLMLLQHGDYSGKDGKVSFDRPAVVTQYKQMVSNGMIKRSEPLRLEVYGIRTDGKMKIYEWYHEKLALPIEILKKANSGRQIQDAMDLADSVAYILRKAMKKAYPRNAKSNESGFDNLILSVQSSYWSHLKGQFESIFLKTLSQQDENDLDAYTKLMEQWKKILDDTGKNALDKGLGPLDTDGDSLRRQVKAMNEYSSGIRFALYPDSIQAKKKNRQKNKEDK; encoded by the coding sequence TTGTTAACAGAACCGTGGATCACATCCATCGACCTGTCCGGAAACCCGGTGCAGGAGGGAATACTGGCGACTTTGAAAAACGCACATAAGATCGACAGTATTTTTGATCCGGCTCCTCCGGTAGAATTCGGAATATACCGCCTGCTGATCGCTTTTATAACAGATGTCTTCCAGCCTCAGGGACTGGAGGATCTGGCCGATCTCCTCGACCGTAAGCGGTTAGACCCCACAGCGCTGGACGAATATGCCGCCAGGTGGAGAGACCGGTTTGATCTGTTCGACGAAAAATACCCGTTCTTACAGCAGGCAATAACGGGGGTAATAAAGAAACCTCCCGAGCCGATCTCCAGGTTGATGCAGCATCTGCCGGCAGGCACTAACGTCTCCCATTTTCACCATGGACGCTGGGATGAGAACTCCTTCTCTTTCGAGCAGTGCGCCAAAGGGCTGGTGACTATAGCCCCGTTCATGACAGCCGGCGGCGCTGGCCTGTCCCCAAGCATTAACGGCAGCCCACCTTGGTACGTTCTTGTAAAAGGCAACAACCTGTTCGAGACTCTCCTCTACAACGTCTGCCAGATACCAATGACTGTCAAACCTATCGGAGATTCACCTGTAGCCTGGAGGAACGACAAACGAATCGATCCCGGCGATGAACCTAAAACCTTTTCCATCGTCGAAGGTCTGACCTGGAGGCCCAGGATCATTCAGCTTATCCCGGGAAACGGCAAGGGCACATGCACGTATACTGGAGAAAAAGACGTTGACACGGTCAGCCACATGCATTATTACCCGGGACAAAAATCGCCCGAGCCAGGCCTGTGGGTCGATCCTCAGGTAGCATATAAAAAGACTAAGGATGCCATCAGGCCGCTCAGGCCGGACGAGAACAAGGCGCTGTGGCGAGACATTGGGCCGTTGATGCTCCTGCAACACGGGGACTACTCGGGCAAAGACGGAAAAGTAAGCTTCGATCGGCCGGCGGTAGTTACTCAGTACAAACAGATGGTCAGCAATGGTATGATCAAACGCAGCGAGCCTTTAAGACTGGAAGTTTATGGTATCCGCACAGATGGAAAAATGAAGATTTACGAATGGTACCATGAAAAACTAGCTCTTCCCATAGAAATCTTGAAAAAGGCAAACTCCGGCCGACAAATACAGGACGCGATGGACCTCGCAGATAGCGTAGCTTACATACTCCGGAAAGCCATGAAAAAAGCCTACCCGAGAAATGCAAAATCTAACGAGAGTGGATTCGACAATCTCATTCTGAGCGTTCAGTCTTCCTACTGGAGCCATCTGAAAGGCCAGTTCGAAAGCATTTTCTTAAAAACGCTGTCTCAACAGGACGAAAATGATCTCGACGCATACACTAAGCTCATGGAACAGTGGAAGAAAATACTGGACGATACTGGAAAGAACGCGCTCGATAAAGGCCTCGGACCGCTGGATACTGACGGCGATTCGCTACGCCGCCAGGTCAAGGCGATGAACGAGTACAGTTCAGGCATCAGATTTGCGCTGTACCCTGATTCCATACAGGCGAAGAAAAAGAATCGACAGAAAAATAAGGAGGATAAATGA
- a CDS encoding CRISPR-associated helicase/endonuclease Cas3 produces MAEYEDLLKIWAKSDPFHPLLYHMIDAGNVALSLLQTPAFKVVGDKFSKATGCPREACDVWLAYLVAMHDIGKCDPNFQLLNDGYAAILREQGMPFPSEPDKKFRHERSSSEWVRGLLEEAEWTRRSRNTISNSILLHHSRSSDGELLSSPEIWDTIKRRLEEEIKRVFDYDNEPVDFSDNSEAGLLLSGLIVLSDWIASNEELMSCKGLECSVQDYALISRNCSERAITRLGFNVSVSWPENSSFSDVWPGGGFKELRPVQRACVDIFQSEIKPRLLIIEAPMGEGKTEAGIYSAVQLLKEYDLSGMYVALPTAATSNQMFQRFNAFLDMHQSDKTVKARLVHGMSWLVDDASSFAVKAENGDGSDSYEMIEWFKPSKRALIAPYSVGTIDQSLMSVLKVKFGFLRLFGLANKVLIIDEVHAYDAYMSTILKLLLQWCSCLQIPVIMLSATLPSEKKLELLEMYRTSSDEPGRFKPSMDYPLITIVNADGGIYEKLVPGSSKRVNIRVTKHEGYLGDYDLIASLAMERSVNGGCICIIMNTVKGAQSVYERIKNLSTGEHQVMLFHARFTAGRRDEIEKNALRLFDKRSLLEEFDPDYQARPKRAILVATQVVEQSLDLDFDEMITEIAPIDLLLQRAGRLHRHDRKNRPTGPVPQLHVLLPDGEKASFGSSEKVYERYVLLRTMDTLLERDLIEIPSDIKTLVETVYRPYTEEISSASKTSSSDDLAAAYSDMRKRLHESEGLASKYLIADPNPKEFTINTYSLEEDEAGTKSYFKASTRLGDDSLRVVVLNDGEYSGILASKSVPPVSVIREIMLKMVNIPRWWVNGYTPEQGYEPIQEGPAWLKGISILKTISGSWKGTDDSGNHAIIINDDELGLRFEKSSEKR; encoded by the coding sequence ATGGCTGAGTACGAGGATTTATTGAAGATATGGGCGAAGAGTGACCCTTTTCATCCTCTCCTATACCATATGATTGATGCTGGAAATGTTGCTCTGAGCCTTTTACAGACTCCTGCCTTCAAAGTAGTCGGAGATAAGTTCTCAAAGGCTACCGGCTGTCCACGAGAGGCATGCGACGTCTGGCTGGCATATCTCGTTGCCATGCATGATATCGGGAAATGCGATCCGAATTTCCAGCTCTTAAACGATGGCTACGCCGCTATCTTACGAGAACAGGGCATGCCTTTTCCTTCAGAGCCCGATAAGAAGTTTCGCCACGAGAGAAGTAGCTCTGAATGGGTCAGGGGATTACTGGAAGAAGCGGAATGGACTAGACGATCCCGCAATACGATTTCTAATAGCATACTCTTGCATCACAGCCGAAGTTCGGATGGAGAGCTCCTGAGCAGTCCCGAAATATGGGACACGATAAAGCGGCGGCTGGAAGAGGAGATTAAAAGGGTCTTCGATTACGATAACGAACCGGTCGATTTCAGCGACAATAGCGAAGCTGGTTTGCTGCTGAGCGGGCTCATCGTCTTAAGCGACTGGATAGCTTCGAATGAAGAGCTCATGTCCTGTAAGGGCCTTGAATGCTCAGTTCAGGATTATGCGTTAATTAGCAGGAACTGTTCCGAGAGGGCTATCACCCGTCTCGGGTTTAACGTTTCGGTATCCTGGCCTGAAAACAGCAGCTTCTCCGATGTGTGGCCCGGAGGTGGCTTCAAGGAACTACGCCCTGTCCAGAGGGCATGCGTAGACATTTTCCAAAGCGAAATTAAGCCGCGCCTGCTTATCATCGAAGCTCCGATGGGCGAGGGTAAAACTGAGGCCGGGATCTACTCGGCAGTTCAGCTTTTAAAGGAGTACGATCTATCCGGCATGTACGTCGCCCTTCCTACTGCAGCGACTAGCAATCAAATGTTCCAGCGGTTCAACGCGTTTCTCGACATGCACCAGAGCGATAAAACTGTAAAAGCACGCCTTGTGCACGGAATGTCATGGCTGGTCGACGATGCGAGCAGCTTCGCTGTCAAGGCCGAAAATGGCGATGGTAGCGACTCATATGAAATGATCGAGTGGTTCAAGCCTTCTAAGAGAGCACTCATCGCCCCTTATTCCGTCGGCACGATCGATCAGAGCCTGATGAGTGTACTGAAGGTTAAATTCGGCTTTCTAAGACTTTTCGGTCTGGCGAACAAAGTGCTGATCATAGACGAAGTACACGCCTATGACGCCTACATGAGCACGATCCTTAAACTGCTGCTCCAGTGGTGCTCTTGTCTGCAGATACCTGTGATCATGCTATCGGCGACCTTGCCTTCCGAGAAAAAGCTGGAATTACTGGAAATGTATAGAACTAGTTCTGATGAACCCGGCAGATTCAAGCCTTCCATGGATTATCCGCTTATCACTATTGTCAATGCAGATGGCGGGATATACGAGAAACTAGTACCAGGGTCTTCCAAACGCGTCAATATCCGGGTAACAAAGCATGAGGGATACCTCGGAGATTATGATCTGATCGCCTCACTGGCCATGGAACGATCTGTAAATGGAGGCTGCATATGCATTATCATGAATACGGTCAAGGGCGCGCAGAGCGTCTACGAGCGGATAAAGAATCTGTCAACTGGAGAGCATCAAGTTATGCTTTTTCACGCTCGCTTCACTGCGGGAAGGCGTGATGAGATTGAGAAAAATGCCTTACGGCTCTTCGATAAGCGCAGCCTCCTGGAAGAGTTCGATCCAGACTATCAGGCACGGCCAAAGAGGGCTATACTTGTTGCCACCCAGGTTGTCGAGCAAAGCCTCGACCTGGATTTCGATGAAATGATCACCGAGATCGCCCCGATCGACCTCCTCTTACAGCGGGCAGGCCGCCTGCACCGGCACGATCGTAAGAACAGGCCTACAGGTCCTGTTCCACAACTCCATGTCTTATTACCTGACGGGGAGAAGGCTAGTTTCGGAAGCTCGGAAAAGGTCTACGAACGATACGTCTTGCTAAGAACTATGGACACGCTCCTCGAACGTGATTTAATCGAGATTCCCTCCGATATCAAGACGCTTGTAGAAACTGTTTATAGGCCCTATACAGAGGAAATATCATCCGCCTCCAAAACGTCCTCTTCAGATGATCTGGCGGCAGCTTATAGTGATATGCGGAAGCGTTTACACGAGAGCGAAGGTCTGGCATCTAAGTATCTGATCGCTGATCCGAACCCGAAGGAGTTCACGATCAACACCTATTCCCTTGAAGAGGATGAAGCCGGAACCAAGTCGTATTTTAAAGCAAGCACAAGACTAGGAGATGATTCTTTACGAGTCGTAGTATTAAACGATGGGGAGTATTCCGGCATACTTGCATCTAAATCGGTCCCTCCAGTCAGCGTCATAAGAGAAATAATGCTAAAAATGGTAAACATCCCCCGCTGGTGGGTAAATGGATACACGCCGGAGCAGGGTTACGAGCCGATTCAGGAAGGCCCCGCCTGGCTAAAGGGCATTAGCATCCTGAAAACTATATCCGGCTCGTGGAAAGGGACGGATGATTCTGGCAATCATGCGATCATCATAAACGATGACGAACTAGGACTGAGATTTGAAAAATCGAGTGAAAAGAGGTGA
- a CDS encoding peroxiredoxin has translation MLRINDRVPDFEVDAFADNDIKKIKFSDYRGKWMVLIFYPADFTFVCPTELEEMADLYPKFKELNAEVFSVSRDTAFVHKAWHDNSPAIKKIRYPMLADPTGKLCREFGTYIEEEGVSLRASFIIDPDGYLKAIEMHDNSFGRSAKELLRKLEAAKFVHDHKGRVCPASWQPGEETLEPTIDMVGKI, from the coding sequence ATGCTCAGGATTAACGACCGGGTTCCCGACTTCGAAGTGGATGCATTTGCTGACAACGATATCAAAAAGATCAAGTTTTCTGACTATAGGGGCAAGTGGATGGTGCTCATTTTCTATCCCGCCGACTTCACCTTTGTCTGCCCTACGGAGCTGGAGGAAATGGCTGACCTGTACCCGAAGTTCAAAGAGCTCAACGCCGAGGTGTTCAGCGTCAGCCGGGACACTGCCTTCGTTCACAAGGCCTGGCACGACAACTCCCCGGCGATCAAGAAGATCAGGTACCCGATGCTGGCCGATCCCACCGGTAAGCTATGCAGGGAGTTCGGCACCTACATCGAAGAGGAGGGCGTATCCCTGAGAGCCAGCTTCATCATCGACCCGGACGGATATCTGAAGGCGATCGAGATGCACGACAACAGCTTCGGCCGGAGCGCGAAAGAGCTGCTGAGAAAGCTGGAGGCGGCCAAGTTCGTCCACGACCACAAGGGGAGAGTATGTCCCGCCAGCTGGCAGCCGGGCGAAGAAACGCTTGAGCCCACCATTGATATGGTGGGCAAGATCTAG
- the casB gene encoding type I-E CRISPR-associated protein Cse2/CasB — MTAPNENKEHQKSKKDEEFLANLAKMAESDRGGMAILKRNAGNTIAESRGAMKTFYSLLPYGISDSPYEEIYFLIATLYGHNKYRFTGDFGQTMKLVRESSNSESIDQRVSTLLDSEFNIVDGIKPGGGELAYRLRQCVKLASGHEIGVDWYRLLQDLKYWGYPEKRVQKRWARSYFGYGKPVESETKESKEEAKA; from the coding sequence ATGACCGCTCCCAACGAAAACAAAGAGCACCAGAAGAGTAAAAAGGATGAGGAGTTCCTGGCGAACTTAGCAAAGATGGCCGAATCCGATCGTGGCGGTATGGCCATCCTGAAGCGAAACGCCGGCAACACGATAGCAGAGTCTCGCGGCGCGATGAAAACTTTCTATAGCCTGCTACCTTACGGCATTTCAGATTCCCCCTACGAGGAGATCTACTTCCTGATAGCCACTCTGTACGGGCATAATAAGTACCGATTTACAGGGGACTTCGGACAGACGATGAAGCTTGTAAGAGAGAGCTCAAACTCGGAAAGCATCGACCAGAGAGTGTCAACTCTGCTCGACAGCGAGTTCAACATCGTCGACGGGATAAAACCCGGCGGGGGAGAACTCGCCTATCGGCTGCGGCAATGCGTGAAACTGGCCAGCGGCCACGAGATCGGGGTAGACTGGTACAGGCTCCTGCAGGACCTGAAATACTGGGGCTACCCGGAAAAGAGAGTACAGAAGAGATGGGCCAGATCATATTTCGGCTACGGAAAGCCGGTAGAATCTGAAACTAAAGAGTCAAAAGAGGAGGCAAAAGCATGA
- the cas1e gene encoding type I-E CRISPR-associated endonuclease Cas1e, producing MPKDLHELPRVEDGWSYLYVEHCKIDREDKAVAIHDERGKAKVPCASLALLMLGPGTSITHEAVKTLADNGCLAAWCGEGGIRFYAQGFGETRHSSKLLKQALLVSHPALRLKVVEKMYRMRFKEIPENLSIQQLRGMEGYRVRQTYALASAETGIPWNGRNFDPSNWMNADPVNRALSVANSCLYGICSAAIISVGYSTALGFIHTGKQLSFVYDIADLYKASITIPLSFRAVAELGNDSLERKVRLACRDKFNDLDLLSKIVPDIEKALDVPIPSDLIFDDFDSDLTVPGKVWDPDKGQVPGGTNYSNEAV from the coding sequence ATGCCCAAAGACCTGCACGAACTCCCCCGGGTCGAAGACGGGTGGAGCTACCTGTACGTCGAGCACTGCAAGATCGACAGGGAGGACAAAGCTGTAGCTATCCACGACGAGCGAGGCAAGGCCAAAGTACCCTGCGCCAGCCTCGCCTTGCTGATGCTGGGCCCGGGCACCAGCATCACCCACGAAGCGGTAAAAACACTGGCGGACAACGGCTGCCTCGCCGCCTGGTGCGGCGAAGGCGGCATCCGCTTCTACGCTCAGGGCTTCGGCGAAACCCGCCACTCTTCCAAACTGCTCAAACAGGCTCTTCTAGTCAGCCACCCGGCGCTACGGCTGAAAGTAGTGGAAAAGATGTACCGAATGCGTTTCAAGGAAATCCCTGAAAACCTGAGCATCCAGCAGCTCCGAGGCATGGAAGGCTACCGGGTCAGGCAAACCTACGCCCTGGCCAGCGCAGAAACGGGAATCCCCTGGAATGGCCGCAACTTCGACCCCTCCAACTGGATGAACGCAGACCCGGTTAACCGGGCATTATCAGTAGCAAATTCCTGCCTCTACGGCATCTGCAGCGCAGCGATAATATCGGTAGGGTACTCTACAGCGCTGGGCTTCATCCACACCGGCAAACAACTCTCCTTCGTCTACGACATCGCCGACCTCTACAAAGCCTCGATCACGATCCCCCTTTCCTTCCGGGCAGTAGCCGAACTCGGCAACGATAGCCTGGAGCGAAAGGTCCGACTCGCCTGCCGGGACAAATTCAATGACCTGGACTTACTGTCAAAGATCGTGCCCGATATCGAGAAAGCCCTCGATGTGCCGATACCCTCCGACCTGATCTTCGACGATTTCGACTCCGACCTCACAGTGCCCGGAAAAGTCTGGGACCCCGACAAAGGGCAGGTGCCCGGAGGCACGAACTACTCTAACGAAGCCGTGTGA